In Chitinophaga varians, the following are encoded in one genomic region:
- a CDS encoding RteC domain-containing protein yields METAIVKKIEILLEEMNQDVDSMAEKESESRVRDAATVITKLMEYIKRLDDIILSGSISVHEEIFIFKNLRPLFDGRLVQFQRILEFEQASIYLDLVSRKDLIQKTLRSLEQYFQENLELISYLEMGHSYLDSFYFSNSGGMEPAMIDDVYLFCDKRLNTAMSCKLAIIKGYNWFSSYLHTVGEEGEQYFKSLGNRGKKLKWVFSKNDFVEYVYLIYSSGAFGNASIRDVADVLAEASGIKMPNPYRIFQAIRIRRNRTQFTDRATGNLIKLMDETDENPR; encoded by the coding sequence ATGGAAACTGCAATTGTGAAGAAAATAGAAATTCTACTGGAAGAAATGAATCAGGACGTAGATTCCATGGCTGAGAAAGAAAGTGAATCGCGAGTTAGGGATGCTGCAACAGTAATAACAAAATTGATGGAGTATATAAAAAGGCTTGACGACATTATTCTTTCTGGGTCTATTAGCGTTCATGAAGAGATTTTCATTTTTAAAAACCTTCGACCCCTATTCGATGGGCGCCTGGTCCAATTTCAGAGAATCCTTGAGTTTGAACAAGCATCGATCTATCTCGATCTTGTCTCCCGAAAAGATCTGATTCAAAAAACATTAAGAAGCCTGGAGCAATACTTTCAAGAAAATCTCGAACTGATTTCGTATTTGGAAATGGGACATAGCTATCTGGATAGTTTTTACTTCTCGAATAGCGGAGGTATGGAGCCTGCAATGATTGATGATGTATATCTATTTTGTGACAAAAGATTAAACACGGCAATGAGTTGCAAACTTGCTATTATAAAAGGGTATAACTGGTTTTCGTCTTATCTCCATACCGTAGGAGAAGAAGGAGAACAGTATTTCAAATCGTTAGGAAATAGGGGAAAGAAACTAAAGTGGGTGTTTTCTAAAAATGATTTTGTAGAGTATGTATACTTAATATATTCAAGCGGGGCATTTGGTAACGCATCAATTCGAGATGTAGCAGATGTTTTAGCAGAGGCTTCTGGAATTAAAATGCCCAATCCATATAGGATATTCCAGGCTATAAGGATACGGAGAAACAGAACGCAGTTCACCGATAGAGCTACCGGCAATCTTATAAAGCTAATGGATGAGACAGACGAGAATCCGAGATGA
- a CDS encoding DUF4134 domain-containing protein produces the protein MKIVTLKSGYKLLCRRKYYLIWCLVNLTVSIMVEAQGKEGIMAAEKEVKGYFSTGVDLMYAVGAVSGLIGAVKVYQKWNSGDQDTSKVAASWFGSCVFLVVVATVLKAFFKV, from the coding sequence ATGAAAATTGTGACGTTGAAAAGCGGCTATAAGCTGCTGTGCAGGAGAAAATATTATTTGATTTGGTGCCTGGTGAATCTGACAGTATCCATCATGGTTGAAGCCCAGGGGAAAGAGGGTATTATGGCCGCCGAAAAAGAAGTGAAAGGATATTTTTCTACCGGCGTTGATCTTATGTATGCCGTCGGAGCTGTCAGTGGCTTGATTGGGGCGGTCAAAGTATATCAAAAATGGAACTCGGGCGATCAAGATACGAGCAAGGTCGCGGCTTCCTGGTTTGGATCATGTGTGTTCCTTGTTGTCGTGGCGACTGTTTTAAAAGCTTTCTTTAAAGTTTAG
- a CDS encoding DUF4133 domain-containing protein produces MIVFEINKGVNKEIEFRGLKAQYVAYLAAGLVGLLILFAAAYIAGVPVYFIIPTVGILGFLLFTYVYKFSHKYGAHGLMKKIAFGKVPTAIVCRDRKIFTSLSK; encoded by the coding sequence ATGATTGTATTTGAAATCAATAAGGGTGTTAACAAAGAAATAGAGTTTAGAGGCTTAAAAGCACAGTATGTAGCCTACCTCGCGGCTGGGTTAGTCGGTTTGTTAATACTTTTTGCGGCAGCGTATATAGCAGGGGTACCGGTGTATTTCATCATACCTACAGTTGGGATATTAGGTTTTCTATTGTTTACCTATGTCTATAAGTTCTCCCATAAGTATGGGGCGCATGGATTGATGAAAAAAATTGCATTCGGAAAAGTACCCACTGCTATTGTCTGCCGTGATAGAAAGATTTTTACCTCGCTGAGTAAGTAG
- a CDS encoding DUF1896 domain-containing protein: MKHELFDSLWSYLVSNNPNELISVEKKRNIREVIWDKINGIDDLIKQMEHDGVPQITIIEVCMHELTQDFIPSRYQYISEILESEFEDMYLTLVETGSLTYEICNLIEECGDVFNSFSFSVETEDDVFLEYAIIGTIANYLGD; this comes from the coding sequence ATGAAGCATGAACTGTTCGATAGCCTTTGGAGTTATCTGGTGTCAAATAATCCCAATGAACTTATCTCAGTTGAGAAAAAGAGAAATATTAGAGAAGTGATTTGGGATAAGATCAATGGTATTGATGATTTGATTAAGCAAATGGAGCATGATGGTGTGCCACAGATCACAATAATTGAGGTTTGTATGCATGAACTTACACAGGACTTTATCCCTTCAAGGTATCAGTATATATCGGAAATACTAGAATCGGAATTTGAGGATATGTATTTAACCTTGGTTGAGACAGGTTCGTTGACATATGAAATCTGCAACTTGATTGAAGAATGTGGGGACGTTTTTAATAGCTTTTCATTTTCTGTTGAAACGGAAGATGATGTATTTCTTGAATATGCGATTATAGGTACAATTGCTAACTATTTGGGTGATTGA
- a CDS encoding helicase-related protein — translation MNLVFETVVIMGYSAVEKFQDNIAAIKIALRFDGNSALSHSDISQLKKYSGFGGLKAVLYEPGTEDSWRQQDASDADMKLRELVNELHELLKSELSFSDYRLAIGSIKNNILTAFYTPDIVPKVLFNVLRENRIFPQKLYEPSAGAGIFIQEFLSQLSQAEVNGDKGVTIVAIEKDIVTAMILKAILSESPVKCDVINSPFESTGSSHSQSSDLVVSNIPFGDIKVFDPLIDNRDLTSHIHNYFFAKGLDKLGEGGILAFITTSAFLNTPGNRPARDYLFNCSDLISVVALPDNLMKDTGNTEAGSHLIITRKNSAKKQLSEAEQELIETVIRNAPAGDYHFNSYVNKHLSDIALGEISEGTNQYGKPMLNIWYSGTIDTIGAPLEDRLSLDFKARFDQSILKVENISETKEGRKFDFLKVPEASDEEPAKAIQGGLFSTNLAGSANRAFDYISLSDTKFISKETAEVVSIIRTTENPNHESFVLIRARKEGARKWKHRIFSNVKQIAVPTAWLETPELISAVKEFSAQLKDYGYDYIYEGDLTLESTFQLKNDAPEPIHRLKSFYENGTLVHFQGRFGVLSNVDKENDQAVFTALQFNDKDSKFLERYIEMRDCYFDLVSKEMVLKIEQGAIREALNERYDDFTGTYGKLNSSGNRNLILKDGAHGLTVLSALERKDGENLLRGDILTGSLVKRKETYLTDDPHEAMAISLNERGSVDLPYIATMLQQDESTTIELLGSSICLNAETRSWEPSDRYLSGNVVEKLEKAEDALAESPEDIFLQHSCAALRQALPDPIPFDLLDFNLGERWIPVRLYGEFVSQVLGTNCEVNFLRSVDVFKVKINGSRSKADIEFTVKTKDRRNSSPEVIFENALENTSPYYTYSIETPTGVIRLPDNEAIQSAHQKIEGIRSLFSEWLAQLPETRKLELQDLYNRTFNCYKLRTYSGDHLKFPGLDRQRLGLGLNEQGVPDLYKSQRDAIWRIIQNRGAIIDHEVGLGKTLLLICAAKEMKRLQIINKPMILALKANVGQIVETFRRAYPTARILAPAKEDFTPSRRKQLFHTIKNNNWDAVIITHDQFSKIPQSLEIQSQIIGEELDNLQKDLDTLGKLGAKVTKEMRKGLEKRKANLTAKLSEITNNIEGKKDQGVSFSDMGVDHIFVDEAHKFKNLTFTTRHNRVAGLGNMEGSQKALNMLFAVRTLQERFNSDLCVTFLSGTPISNSLTEMYLLFKYLRPKELLRQQIGNFDAWAAVYAKKSTDFEFSVTNEIIAKERFRHFIKVPELAVFYSEITDYKTAKNIVLDRPEMEEELINISPTADQISFMDKLIQFAKSGDATLIGRAPLTKEEDKGRMLIATNYAKKMAADMRLVSEHYEDDPGNKVNVCARKVNEWYQKSAEHKGVQIVFSDLGTPKPNEFNLYDALKEKLTRDFNIPASHITFVHDWTDATKKEYIKKLNRGDIRIILGSTDKAGTGLNIQRNVVAMHHLDIPWKPSELEQRNGRGVRAGNWVAKTYYGNKVKSYIYAVERTLDNYKFSLLKNKQLFISQMKNSSLHVRTIDEGAMDEQNGMNFSEYVAILSGDTSLLELSKIEKKIAALEGKKSAYLRDLSRAKSDYEQEKYNLVHAEPMLGVLVGDEQLYKSRLQFDKDGTKINSISLNDFHDPNPESIGNYLIDLRNNIGLTKEERAQGLIVKKIGVLYGFDLFQRTEIKETDSGTMSQTIFYAMSPYSEIKYMQSNGNINIDNPKLAARYFLNAIDRVTSLKEQQEKKISSIKNSLGLLDSVIQKKFDKDTELVQLKTEHADLQKKVSEKLKATNSPSQGQVSSSDVQISSNDPPEQLPTRSKGGHIPRVVDDSSASVKRRI, via the coding sequence TTGAATCTGGTTTTTGAAACTGTTGTGATTATGGGTTATAGTGCTGTTGAAAAGTTTCAGGATAATATTGCTGCAATAAAAATTGCACTTAGGTTTGATGGGAATTCAGCCCTTTCTCATTCCGATATAAGCCAATTGAAAAAATATAGCGGTTTTGGGGGGCTAAAAGCTGTTCTTTATGAGCCTGGAACTGAAGATAGTTGGCGTCAACAGGATGCATCTGATGCTGATATGAAGTTGCGGGAGCTTGTGAATGAGCTTCACGAGCTTCTGAAGAGTGAGTTGAGCTTCTCTGATTATAGACTGGCTATTGGGTCCATTAAAAACAATATACTCACAGCGTTTTATACACCGGATATCGTTCCCAAAGTATTGTTCAATGTCCTGCGTGAGAATCGAATCTTCCCGCAGAAACTATATGAACCATCGGCAGGAGCTGGTATTTTTATTCAGGAATTTTTGTCCCAACTTTCACAAGCTGAAGTGAACGGGGATAAAGGTGTCACAATTGTTGCAATTGAGAAGGATATCGTCACTGCAATGATATTGAAAGCTATCCTCTCCGAAAGTCCAGTAAAATGCGATGTGATAAACTCACCATTTGAATCAACTGGAAGTAGTCATAGCCAATCGAGTGATTTAGTTGTTAGTAATATACCTTTTGGTGATATTAAGGTATTCGACCCATTAATCGATAATAGAGACCTGACATCTCATATTCATAACTACTTTTTTGCTAAAGGTCTGGACAAACTTGGTGAAGGTGGCATCTTGGCCTTCATAACAACAAGCGCGTTTCTCAATACACCGGGGAATAGGCCCGCTAGGGATTACCTGTTTAACTGCTCAGACCTTATAAGTGTCGTTGCTCTTCCTGATAATCTGATGAAGGATACCGGAAACACCGAAGCCGGGAGTCATTTGATTATTACGAGAAAAAACAGTGCGAAGAAACAATTGTCAGAAGCGGAACAAGAGCTTATTGAGACTGTTATAAGAAACGCACCTGCTGGTGATTATCATTTTAATTCTTACGTAAACAAGCATCTTTCTGATATTGCCCTTGGTGAAATATCTGAGGGTACCAACCAATATGGTAAGCCGATGCTTAATATTTGGTATTCCGGTACAATTGACACTATCGGCGCACCACTGGAAGATCGGTTATCGTTGGATTTTAAAGCAAGATTTGATCAGTCAATTCTCAAAGTCGAGAATATTTCTGAAACAAAGGAAGGAAGAAAATTTGATTTCCTAAAAGTGCCGGAGGCATCGGACGAGGAACCCGCAAAGGCAATTCAAGGGGGCTTGTTCTCTACAAATCTGGCCGGATCTGCAAATCGCGCATTTGATTATATATCCTTATCCGATACGAAGTTCATTTCTAAGGAAACCGCTGAAGTAGTATCTATTATCAGAACTACTGAGAATCCCAATCACGAATCCTTTGTCCTTATTAGAGCTAGAAAGGAAGGTGCAAGAAAATGGAAACACAGAATATTTTCAAACGTCAAGCAGATAGCCGTGCCGACTGCATGGTTAGAAACACCTGAACTCATTTCGGCGGTAAAGGAGTTTTCTGCTCAGTTAAAGGATTATGGATATGACTACATCTATGAGGGTGACTTAACCCTGGAGTCCACTTTTCAATTAAAAAATGACGCACCTGAACCTATCCATCGTCTAAAGTCATTTTACGAGAATGGAACACTGGTACATTTCCAGGGTAGATTTGGCGTTTTATCCAATGTAGACAAAGAGAACGACCAGGCCGTATTCACTGCTCTACAGTTTAATGATAAAGACAGTAAGTTTCTTGAAAGATACATTGAGATGCGAGATTGCTATTTCGATCTGGTATCTAAGGAAATGGTTCTGAAGATTGAACAAGGTGCTATAAGGGAAGCACTCAATGAACGATATGATGATTTTACCGGTACATACGGGAAGCTAAATTCTTCTGGAAACAGAAATTTGATTTTGAAAGATGGAGCGCACGGACTAACAGTTCTGTCAGCACTTGAGAGGAAAGATGGTGAGAATCTACTTCGTGGGGATATACTTACCGGTAGTCTTGTGAAGAGGAAAGAAACGTATTTGACGGATGATCCTCATGAGGCTATGGCCATAAGTTTGAATGAAAGGGGAAGTGTAGATCTGCCTTATATAGCCACAATGTTACAACAGGACGAGAGTACAACTATTGAACTACTCGGTAGTAGTATTTGCCTGAATGCTGAAACGCGTTCCTGGGAACCTAGTGATAGATATTTAAGCGGTAATGTTGTTGAAAAACTAGAGAAAGCGGAAGATGCATTGGCGGAATCTCCAGAAGATATTTTTCTTCAGCACAGTTGCGCGGCTCTGCGTCAGGCCCTTCCGGACCCAATCCCATTTGACTTGCTCGATTTTAACCTTGGCGAGCGTTGGATACCCGTAAGGCTCTACGGGGAGTTTGTTTCTCAGGTGCTTGGCACTAACTGCGAAGTGAATTTCCTTAGATCTGTCGATGTATTCAAAGTAAAAATTAATGGGTCGAGATCAAAAGCTGATATAGAATTTACCGTCAAAACAAAGGACCGACGTAACAGCTCACCGGAGGTGATTTTTGAAAACGCATTGGAAAATACTTCTCCGTATTATACATACTCTATCGAGACTCCGACTGGCGTGATTCGTCTGCCTGATAACGAAGCAATACAATCGGCTCACCAAAAGATTGAGGGTATCCGATCTCTGTTTTCTGAATGGCTTGCACAACTACCAGAGACACGAAAGCTGGAACTTCAGGACCTGTACAATAGAACATTCAACTGTTATAAGCTAAGGACCTATTCAGGAGATCACTTAAAGTTTCCTGGGCTTGATAGACAGCGATTGGGATTAGGGTTGAACGAACAGGGGGTTCCCGATTTATATAAAAGTCAACGAGATGCGATCTGGCGGATAATCCAGAACAGGGGCGCTATTATCGATCATGAAGTTGGACTTGGAAAGACACTCCTTCTGATTTGTGCCGCTAAAGAAATGAAGCGTCTACAAATCATCAATAAGCCGATGATATTAGCTTTGAAGGCTAATGTTGGTCAGATTGTCGAAACATTTAGACGAGCTTATCCCACCGCCCGCATACTTGCACCGGCTAAAGAGGATTTTACTCCTTCAAGACGTAAGCAGCTATTTCATACCATTAAGAATAACAATTGGGACGCGGTAATAATTACCCACGATCAGTTTAGTAAAATCCCGCAGTCCCTAGAAATCCAAAGTCAAATAATTGGAGAAGAACTCGACAACCTTCAAAAAGATTTGGATACTCTTGGAAAGTTAGGTGCAAAGGTTACAAAGGAGATGAGGAAAGGGCTTGAGAAGAGGAAAGCAAACCTGACGGCCAAACTATCGGAAATCACTAATAACATTGAAGGTAAGAAGGATCAAGGAGTTTCATTTAGCGATATGGGTGTAGATCACATTTTCGTTGACGAAGCCCATAAGTTCAAGAACCTTACGTTTACCACGAGACACAACCGAGTAGCGGGTCTTGGTAACATGGAAGGTAGTCAGAAGGCATTGAATATGCTATTTGCTGTTCGGACATTACAGGAGCGATTTAATTCTGATTTATGTGTCACGTTCTTGTCGGGTACACCTATCAGTAATAGCTTGACGGAAATGTATCTTCTGTTTAAGTATTTGCGTCCAAAGGAGCTACTTCGACAGCAAATCGGGAATTTTGATGCGTGGGCGGCAGTTTATGCGAAGAAGTCTACTGATTTTGAGTTCTCCGTCACGAATGAAATAATTGCCAAAGAGCGGTTTAGACATTTTATAAAAGTGCCGGAGTTGGCAGTTTTTTACAGCGAGATTACGGACTATAAAACCGCAAAGAATATCGTGTTAGATCGTCCAGAAATGGAGGAAGAATTAATCAATATTTCTCCTACTGCTGATCAGATTTCATTCATGGATAAACTCATTCAGTTTGCTAAGAGTGGTGATGCTACGCTTATTGGAAGAGCGCCGCTAACAAAGGAAGAAGATAAGGGTAGAATGTTGATCGCCACCAATTACGCCAAAAAAATGGCAGCGGACATGAGGCTTGTTTCTGAGCATTACGAAGATGATCCTGGAAACAAAGTCAATGTGTGTGCAAGGAAAGTAAACGAATGGTACCAGAAAAGTGCAGAGCATAAAGGTGTGCAGATTGTGTTTTCTGATTTAGGAACTCCTAAGCCCAACGAGTTCAATTTGTACGATGCACTGAAAGAGAAATTGACGAGGGATTTCAACATACCGGCAAGCCATATAACTTTTGTCCATGACTGGACCGACGCTACTAAAAAAGAGTATATAAAGAAACTCAATCGTGGTGACATCAGAATTATTCTGGGAAGCACTGATAAGGCTGGCACAGGATTAAATATTCAAAGGAATGTTGTTGCGATGCATCACCTAGACATACCATGGAAACCTTCTGAACTAGAGCAACGTAATGGACGTGGCGTTCGTGCCGGAAATTGGGTAGCAAAGACCTACTATGGCAATAAAGTCAAGTCCTACATTTATGCGGTTGAAAGAACACTGGATAATTACAAATTTAGTTTGCTGAAGAATAAGCAACTTTTTATCTCACAGATGAAGAATTCCTCCCTTCATGTAAGAACTATCGATGAAGGAGCAATGGACGAACAAAATGGAATGAACTTTAGTGAGTACGTGGCAATACTTAGTGGTGATACTTCATTACTTGAATTGTCAAAGATTGAGAAAAAGATTGCGGCATTGGAAGGTAAAAAATCTGCATATCTCCGTGATTTATCACGCGCGAAGAGCGACTATGAACAGGAGAAGTATAACCTGGTCCATGCAGAACCTATGTTGGGTGTTTTGGTAGGTGACGAGCAGTTATACAAGAGCCGCTTACAGTTTGATAAAGATGGGACCAAAATAAATTCAATTTCTCTGAATGACTTTCATGATCCAAACCCAGAATCCATTGGCAATTACCTCATAGACCTGCGAAATAACATCGGACTTACAAAAGAAGAAAGAGCGCAGGGATTGATTGTAAAGAAAATTGGTGTGCTATACGGTTTCGATTTGTTTCAACGAACTGAGATTAAAGAGACCGACAGTGGGACAATGTCTCAAACAATTTTCTATGCAATGAGTCCATACAGTGAAATTAAATATATGCAAAGCAACGGTAACATCAATATCGACAATCCGAAGCTCGCTGCAAGATACTTTCTGAATGCTATTGACCGTGTAACGTCCTTAAAGGAACAACAGGAAAAAAAGATTTCCTCAATTAAGAATAGTTTAGGATTACTGGATAGTGTAATTCAGAAGAAGTTCGATAAAGATACTGAATTGGTACAGTTGAAAACAGAACATGCCGACCTCCAGAAAAAGGTATCAGAAAAGTTGAAAGCTACTAATAGCCCCAGTCAAGGACAGGTCAGTTCCAGTGATGTGCAGATTAGTTCAAATGACCCTCCAGAACAATTACCTACGAGATCGAAAGGAGGCCACATTCCGAGAGTTGTTGACGATAGTAGCGCCTCAGTGAAAAGAAGAATATAA
- a CDS encoding TraG family conjugative transposon ATPase, protein MFVLLIIILIVLSAVVLQIAPPRDKRVSLEKCFPIYKVKDGNILSRDGDITIGLKVFLPEIFTLNTADYENIHATWIKAMKVLPSGTIVHKQDWFVESSYKADFEGGDQSFLGRSSERFYNERPYLNHYCYLFITRRCPGRRPSTSVVSNLLRRTAIAPEIVDERSLSDFSDRVSQFQRLISDGGFIRSELLTDEEITGNAEKRGLLEQCLFLQSESNQNELTDISFKPEWRIGEKFCQMFSIAGVDDLPSLCGPRITYDRYSTDHTKYSVGFSSPANLLLSCNHIYNQFIVIQDTVTTLKNLEAKRRRLQSLANYSRENMISRDATNDYLNESLSQQRQPVSAHFNIIAWTADWNDTKEVRNKCSAAFSQMDAVPRQEVVGAPQLYWASLPGNAGAIPGNELFSTFLEQACCFLNFETNYQSSVSPFGLRLGDRVSGRPLHVDISDEFMKKGVITNRNKIVIGGSGSGKSMFMNSLIRSYQVHGAHSVILDVGGSYVGLCNLLGGYYFSYTEDNPIQFNPFYIGSDDTLDIEKRESLKTLLIGLWKRETETFNRSEYVAISNALQLYYSKLSDNPSIFPCFDTFYEFLQVDYMEVLENERVQGKDFDITNMLYVLKPYYKGGEFSFLLNARGNLDLLNQRLVVVELDNIKDHPILFPVVTLLVMEMFISKMRKVKGVRKVIVIEEAWKAIMRSGMAEFMKYLYKTVRKHFGEAITVTQELSDLISSPIVKDAIISNADCKILLDLRKFTNKFSDIQNLLGLSDKGKELVLSVNRSNDPARRYRELFIDLGGQVMKVYRYEPSPEEYWAFTTEESEKVKVLSYASKFGGDIERGIKALLRDL, encoded by the coding sequence ATGTTTGTGCTGTTGATAATCATTCTGATCGTCCTGAGCGCGGTCGTACTACAGATTGCGCCACCAAGAGACAAGCGAGTATCGCTCGAAAAATGTTTCCCAATTTATAAAGTCAAAGACGGCAATATCCTATCGCGGGATGGCGATATTACTATAGGGTTAAAGGTGTTTCTACCAGAGATATTTACATTGAATACTGCCGACTACGAAAACATTCATGCGACCTGGATAAAGGCAATGAAAGTGCTTCCGTCTGGTACTATTGTTCACAAGCAGGATTGGTTCGTTGAATCTTCATATAAAGCGGACTTTGAAGGTGGCGATCAATCTTTTTTGGGGAGGAGTAGTGAACGTTTTTATAACGAGAGACCATACCTTAATCATTATTGCTATTTATTTATCACCAGACGCTGCCCTGGTCGCCGACCGTCCACTTCTGTCGTTTCAAACCTACTGCGGAGGACGGCAATTGCACCAGAAATTGTGGATGAGAGATCACTATCTGACTTTTCAGATCGTGTTAGCCAGTTTCAGAGATTGATTTCAGACGGAGGGTTTATTAGAAGTGAGTTGCTAACAGATGAAGAAATTACCGGCAACGCCGAGAAGCGTGGTTTGTTGGAACAATGCTTATTTCTTCAATCTGAATCTAATCAGAATGAGCTAACTGACATATCATTCAAGCCTGAGTGGAGAATTGGTGAGAAATTTTGCCAGATGTTTTCCATTGCTGGCGTGGATGATTTGCCTTCACTATGTGGTCCAAGGATTACCTATGATCGCTATTCTACGGATCATACAAAATACAGTGTAGGATTTTCCTCTCCAGCGAATTTGCTTTTGTCTTGTAATCATATCTACAACCAGTTCATAGTCATCCAGGATACCGTTACGACGTTGAAAAATTTGGAAGCCAAGAGAAGACGTTTACAGTCATTGGCCAACTACTCCCGCGAGAATATGATCAGTCGGGATGCAACGAACGATTATCTCAATGAATCTCTTAGCCAACAGAGACAACCTGTTTCTGCCCATTTTAATATTATTGCCTGGACTGCAGATTGGAATGACACGAAAGAAGTCAGGAATAAATGCTCTGCAGCGTTTTCTCAAATGGATGCTGTTCCTCGACAGGAAGTTGTTGGAGCGCCGCAGCTCTATTGGGCTTCTCTTCCGGGCAATGCTGGTGCAATTCCCGGCAACGAATTGTTTTCAACTTTTCTGGAACAAGCATGCTGCTTCCTAAATTTTGAGACCAACTACCAAAGCAGTGTTAGTCCGTTTGGATTAAGGTTAGGTGACAGAGTTAGTGGGCGCCCCCTTCATGTTGATATTAGTGATGAATTTATGAAGAAGGGGGTTATCACAAATAGGAATAAGATTGTGATTGGTGGCAGCGGTTCTGGCAAGTCCATGTTCATGAATAGTTTGATACGAAGCTATCAAGTACATGGCGCTCATTCCGTGATCTTAGATGTTGGAGGCAGTTATGTGGGGTTATGCAACTTGCTAGGTGGGTATTATTTTTCCTATACTGAAGATAATCCCATCCAGTTTAATCCATTCTATATTGGTTCCGATGATACTTTAGATATCGAGAAACGAGAAAGTCTCAAAACACTGTTAATTGGTCTTTGGAAGCGGGAAACGGAAACATTTAACAGGAGTGAGTATGTAGCTATTTCAAACGCTCTCCAGTTGTACTATTCTAAATTATCTGACAATCCGAGCATTTTCCCTTGTTTTGATACGTTCTATGAGTTTTTGCAAGTTGACTACATGGAGGTATTAGAGAACGAACGTGTGCAGGGAAAGGATTTTGATATAACCAACATGCTGTATGTCCTGAAACCATATTATAAGGGTGGAGAGTTCTCTTTTTTATTAAATGCACGAGGGAATTTGGACCTTTTAAATCAACGGTTGGTTGTGGTAGAATTAGACAATATAAAGGACCATCCTATTTTGTTTCCGGTTGTTACTTTACTGGTAATGGAGATGTTTATCAGTAAGATGAGAAAGGTTAAAGGTGTTCGGAAAGTCATTGTAATTGAAGAAGCCTGGAAAGCGATCATGAGGAGCGGTATGGCTGAGTTTATGAAGTATTTATACAAAACAGTCAGAAAGCACTTTGGAGAAGCAATTACTGTAACTCAGGAATTATCCGACTTGATCAGCAGCCCGATTGTGAAAGATGCTATCATAAGCAACGCAGATTGCAAAATTCTTTTGGACCTAAGAAAGTTTACGAACAAATTCTCCGATATACAAAATTTGCTTGGCCTTTCCGATAAAGGAAAGGAACTGGTTCTATCTGTCAATCGGTCCAATGATCCAGCAAGACGTTACCGGGAACTTTTTATTGATTTGGGAGGGCAAGTTATGAAGGTTTACCGCTATGAGCCTAGCCCAGAGGAGTATTGGGCGTTTACTACGGAGGAATCGGAGAAAGTGAAGGTGCTTTCATATGCCAGTAAATTCGGAGGTGATATTGAAAGAGGTATAAAAGCGTTACTCCGTGATTTGTAA
- a CDS encoding conjugal transfer protein TraI, protein MRKITIVWLLCALFTITPTMQAKAIIWVVVKAAAKKIIMAIDLQIQRLQNKTIGLQNAQKKIENVLSSLKFKEINSWMEKQKALYQNYYDELWKVKNAIAYYRNIKSIIQKQVGIVDEYKHAISLFKSDKHFTPDEIRNMEQVYEGILSKTLKNIDELTFVINSFSTQMSDAARLEIIKKASDAVDENYRDLREYNSSNVLTSLQRAKDLSEVENLRLLYGLE, encoded by the coding sequence ATGAGGAAGATAACTATCGTGTGGTTGCTATGTGCTTTATTTACTATTACACCTACCATGCAAGCAAAGGCGATTATTTGGGTGGTTGTTAAGGCTGCTGCGAAAAAAATAATTATGGCGATCGATCTACAAATACAGCGCCTTCAGAACAAAACTATTGGACTACAAAACGCACAAAAGAAGATTGAGAATGTTTTGTCATCTCTGAAGTTCAAAGAGATTAATAGCTGGATGGAGAAGCAAAAAGCGTTGTATCAAAACTATTACGATGAGTTGTGGAAGGTGAAGAATGCCATTGCCTATTACAGAAACATCAAAAGTATTATTCAGAAACAGGTTGGGATTGTGGACGAATATAAACACGCTATTTCTCTTTTTAAATCAGATAAGCATTTTACGCCGGATGAAATCCGGAACATGGAGCAGGTGTATGAAGGTATACTGTCCAAGACATTGAAGAATATTGATGAGCTGACATTTGTTATCAATAGCTTCTCAACTCAGATGAGTGATGCCGCTAGATTAGAGATTATCAAAAAGGCATCTGATGCCGTTGACGAGAACTACAGGGATTTGAGAGAGTATAACTCTTCCAACGTTTTGACATCATTGCAACGCGCAAAAGACCTGTCAGAAGTAGAGAACCTCCGATTACTGTATGGCCTGGAATAA